From Salinirubellus salinus, the proteins below share one genomic window:
- a CDS encoding MATE family efflux transporter: protein MSRLDWLREKFATVFRGREQVDLTEGGIAKPLFFLSLPIVVTNLLQTAYNLADTFWLGQFSKEALASITFAFPMVFLLISLGFGVSVAGSVLVAQNVGKGDERQAEFAASQTITFSFVVSAILGILGLLFVGDVLTIFGAEPVVLEGATDYMRVISAGLPLMFGFFVFTALMRGYGDTVTPMLVQFGTVVLNIVIDPLFIFGVPAIGLPQLGVEGAAYATVISRGLAMVVGLAIMFRGNRGVRIHLGDMTPELGYFRRMLDIGVPASIEGTGRAVSVNLMLIIVGLYSTTVVAAFGVGVRVFSTIFLPAIAVARGVETMAGQNIGAGKQDRAQATADFAAKASFVVLALAGVVTFVFAEPIVALFTDGPQVIAEGANFLRIVSPSFGFIGIVRSYSGAFRGAGQTIVAAAISISTLAAIRLPTAWFASQPIGLDLGPTGIWAAFVVSNVLGAGLAFGWFRRGGWRDADATRGVGSPGGDAADGSDADAAPTDD from the coding sequence GTGAGTCGGCTCGACTGGCTCCGCGAGAAGTTCGCCACCGTGTTCCGCGGCCGCGAGCAGGTCGACCTGACGGAGGGGGGCATCGCGAAGCCGCTGTTCTTCCTCTCGTTGCCCATCGTCGTCACGAACCTGCTCCAGACGGCCTACAACCTCGCCGACACGTTCTGGCTCGGCCAGTTCTCGAAGGAGGCGCTCGCGTCCATCACGTTCGCGTTCCCGATGGTGTTCCTCCTCATCTCACTGGGCTTCGGGGTGAGCGTGGCCGGCAGCGTCCTCGTCGCGCAGAACGTCGGGAAGGGCGACGAGCGACAGGCGGAGTTCGCCGCCTCCCAGACCATCACGTTCTCGTTCGTCGTGAGCGCCATCCTCGGTATCCTCGGCCTGCTGTTCGTGGGTGACGTGCTGACCATCTTCGGGGCCGAACCCGTCGTCCTCGAGGGTGCCACCGACTACATGCGGGTCATCTCCGCCGGCCTCCCGCTCATGTTCGGTTTCTTCGTGTTCACGGCGCTGATGCGGGGGTACGGCGACACCGTGACGCCGATGCTCGTGCAGTTCGGGACGGTCGTCCTCAACATCGTCATCGACCCGTTGTTCATCTTCGGCGTGCCCGCCATCGGCCTCCCCCAGCTGGGCGTCGAGGGGGCCGCCTACGCGACGGTCATCTCCCGCGGGCTGGCGATGGTCGTCGGTCTCGCCATCATGTTCCGTGGTAACCGCGGGGTCCGCATCCACCTGGGCGACATGACGCCCGAACTGGGCTACTTCCGGCGGATGCTCGACATCGGCGTCCCGGCCAGCATCGAGGGGACCGGCCGGGCGGTGTCGGTCAACCTGATGCTCATCATCGTCGGCCTCTACTCCACCACCGTCGTCGCCGCGTTCGGTGTCGGGGTGCGCGTCTTCTCGACCATCTTCCTCCCCGCCATCGCCGTCGCTCGTGGGGTGGAGACGATGGCCGGGCAGAACATCGGCGCGGGCAAACAGGACCGCGCGCAGGCCACCGCCGACTTCGCCGCGAAGGCCTCGTTCGTCGTCCTCGCGCTCGCCGGCGTCGTCACGTTCGTCTTCGCGGAACCCATCGTGGCGCTGTTCACCGACGGCCCGCAGGTCATCGCCGAGGGCGCCAACTTCCTCCGCATCGTCTCGCCCTCGTTCGGCTTCATCGGCATCGTCCGATCGTACTCGGGCGCGTTCCGCGGGGCCGGCCAGACCATCGTCGCGGCGGCCATCTCCATCTCCACGCTCGCGGCCATCCGCCTCCCGACGGCGTGGTTCGCCTCCCAGCCGATCGGCCTCGACCTCGGCCCGACCGGTATCTGGGCCGCGTTCGTCGTCTCGAACGTCCTCGGTGCCGGACTGGCGTTCGGGTGGTTCCGCCGCGGCGGCTGGCGCGACGCCGACGCGACGCGGGGGGTGGGGTCCCCCGGTGGCGATGCCGCCGACGGCAGCGACGCGGACGCCGCGCCGACCGACGACTGA